A window of the Deinococcus gobiensis I-0 genome harbors these coding sequences:
- a CDS encoding glycoside hydrolase family 20 zincin-like fold domain-containing protein: protein MNNLSFRPLLAALLVGAAQAAPVTLTPTAQARAGVPAGTLVPTPQQSSFPAGTLPLAGLGLKVVGTAPELGWAARDLRAEWQTRLGQNLPDAAGTGVAVTVGTLADPALAAKVKAAGLSASGPEGYALWVEAGGAYVVGADARGAYAGAQTLRQLLTPGGLRFARVSDRPGLSTRVAMIYLDGSGQGVNDRLIPMLAALKYNAVLVMSNYVQWDTARAGGFAHPGGATKAEARRVADLARSYGLEPIPLVETLGHAGWMFYGGKNLDLVQDPDSKDPYAYDTLNPATYSRVVVPILKEVVETFRPKVVHIGHDEVRSRDRFPARANGKAVGFEKLFVDDVLRLHGELKALNVGTMMWHDVAFSDAVIGTLPAQLPKDIQVAYWNYIPGTGSALLGQIKGLGFPVLGASWADPGNAEALAKGSVQAGAAGMIQTRWTGYFGNPSIWDGAANQGVAYVRGAAAFWNPAAPALTGAEGLYRDLYQPTAYRAQTGQLADLTPLVTRPLTDEGGKGWILKGPDTDLRGLPRGTVRLGAYTFSVSGAVMLRGSRAAAKDLPERVTVEVGRKADALAFLHTTGWPAALNREVVGRYEIEYADGRRVTQPLEYGRHIRAWTDTEATSMVPAPGWSGQTRDGLAVAVPVLEWTNPRPEAVIKSVTLVSEGKGANPALLGLTLIGEGK from the coding sequence ATGAACAACCTGTCCTTCCGGCCCCTGCTCGCGGCCCTGCTGGTCGGCGCGGCGCAGGCGGCTCCCGTCACGCTGACCCCGACCGCCCAGGCCCGCGCCGGGGTGCCCGCCGGAACGCTGGTGCCCACGCCGCAGCAATCGAGCTTCCCGGCCGGCACGCTGCCCCTGGCGGGCCTGGGCCTGAAGGTGGTCGGCACGGCCCCCGAACTCGGCTGGGCCGCCCGCGACCTGCGCGCCGAGTGGCAGACGCGCCTGGGTCAGAACCTCCCCGACGCTGCCGGCACCGGGGTCGCCGTGACGGTGGGCACACTGGCCGATCCCGCCCTGGCCGCGAAGGTGAAGGCGGCCGGGCTGAGCGCCAGCGGCCCCGAGGGCTACGCCCTGTGGGTGGAGGCGGGCGGCGCCTACGTGGTCGGGGCCGACGCGCGCGGCGCCTACGCGGGCGCGCAGACCTTGCGCCAGCTCCTGACGCCCGGGGGTCTGCGCTTCGCGCGCGTCAGCGACCGCCCCGGCCTGTCCACGCGCGTCGCCATGATCTACCTCGACGGCTCTGGCCAGGGCGTCAACGACCGCCTGATCCCCATGCTCGCGGCGCTGAAATACAACGCCGTTCTGGTCATGAGCAACTACGTGCAGTGGGATACGGCGCGCGCGGGCGGCTTCGCGCACCCCGGCGGCGCGACCAAGGCCGAGGCGCGGCGGGTGGCCGACCTGGCGCGGAGCTACGGCCTGGAACCCATTCCCCTCGTCGAGACGCTGGGCCACGCCGGGTGGATGTTCTACGGCGGCAAGAATCTCGACCTCGTGCAGGACCCCGACTCGAAAGACCCCTACGCCTACGACACCCTGAATCCGGCGACCTACTCGCGGGTGGTCGTGCCCATCCTGAAGGAGGTGGTCGAGACCTTCCGCCCGAAGGTCGTGCATATCGGCCACGACGAGGTGCGTAGCCGCGACCGCTTCCCGGCGCGCGCGAACGGCAAGGCGGTGGGCTTCGAGAAGCTCTTCGTGGACGACGTGCTGCGGCTGCACGGCGAACTGAAGGCCCTGAACGTCGGCACGATGATGTGGCACGACGTGGCCTTTTCCGACGCGGTGATCGGCACCCTGCCCGCCCAGTTGCCCAAGGACATCCAGGTGGCGTACTGGAACTACATCCCCGGCACCGGCAGCGCCCTGCTGGGCCAGATCAAAGGGCTGGGCTTCCCGGTCCTGGGCGCGAGCTGGGCCGACCCCGGCAACGCCGAGGCGCTGGCGAAGGGCAGCGTGCAGGCGGGCGCAGCCGGCATGATCCAGACCCGCTGGACCGGCTATTTCGGCAACCCCAGCATCTGGGACGGCGCGGCGAACCAGGGCGTGGCTTACGTGCGCGGCGCCGCCGCCTTCTGGAATCCGGCCGCCCCTGCCCTGACCGGGGCCGAGGGCCTGTACCGCGACCTCTACCAGCCCACGGCCTACCGCGCCCAGACCGGGCAACTGGCCGACCTGACGCCGCTGGTCACGCGCCCGCTGACCGACGAGGGCGGCAAGGGCTGGATTCTCAAGGGGCCGGACACCGACCTGCGGGGCCTGCCGCGCGGGACCGTACGTCTCGGGGCGTATACCTTCAGCGTCTCGGGCGCGGTGATGCTGCGCGGGTCGCGCGCCGCCGCCAAGGACCTGCCCGAGCGCGTCACGGTGGAGGTGGGCCGCAAGGCCGACGCCCTGGCCTTCCTGCACACGACCGGCTGGCCCGCCGCCCTGAACCGCGAGGTCGTCGGGCGCTACGAGATCGAGTACGCCGACGGCCGCCGCGTCACCCAGCCGCTCGAATACGGCCGCCACATCCGCGCCTGGACCGACACCGAGGCCACCAGCATGGTTCCGGCCCCCGGCTGGAGCGGCCAGACCCGCGACGGCCTCGCGGTCGCCGTGCCGGTCCTCGAATGGACCAACCCGCGCCCGGAGGCCGTCATCAAGTCCGTTACCCTCGTCAGCGAGGGCAAGGGGGCCAACCCGGCGCTGCTGGGCCTGACGCTGATCGGGGAGGGGAAATAG
- the hemB gene encoding porphobilinogen synthase, translated as MSLPLPAQRPRRLRRTPALRALTREVTLAPAHLIHPMFVHEQEADTPVATMPGVMRHSIESAVESARTALSLGIRSVILFGIPDAKDALGGGAYDEDGVIQRATRAIKAALPELTVIADTCLCEYTDHGHCGPLCEVGDGQWTVDNDPTLELLARTAVSQARAGADVVAPSAMMDGQVAAIRAGLDEAGFGHVPVMSYAVKYASAYYGPFRDAAGSTPSVGDRASYQMDPAGGYREALREARLDVAEGADYLMVKPALAYLDVLKLLRDEFDLPLVTYNVSGEYALVKAAAQLGFMDERRTVLETLTGMRRAGADAIITYHALDAARWLAGGPVTP; from the coding sequence ATGAGCCTTCCCCTGCCTGCCCAGCGGCCCCGTCGGCTGCGCCGCACCCCCGCGCTGCGCGCCCTGACCCGCGAGGTCACGCTCGCGCCCGCGCACCTCATCCACCCGATGTTCGTGCACGAACAGGAGGCGGACACGCCGGTCGCCACCATGCCCGGCGTGATGCGCCACAGCATCGAGAGCGCGGTCGAATCGGCGCGCACGGCGCTGTCGCTGGGCATCCGCTCGGTGATCCTCTTCGGGATTCCCGATGCCAAGGACGCGCTCGGCGGCGGAGCCTACGACGAGGACGGCGTGATCCAGCGGGCGACCCGCGCCATCAAGGCGGCGCTGCCCGAGCTGACCGTCATCGCCGACACCTGCCTGTGCGAGTACACCGACCACGGCCACTGCGGGCCGCTGTGCGAGGTGGGTGACGGCCAGTGGACCGTGGACAACGACCCCACGCTGGAATTGCTGGCGCGCACCGCCGTCTCGCAGGCGCGTGCCGGGGCCGACGTCGTGGCCCCCAGCGCCATGATGGACGGCCAGGTGGCGGCCATCCGCGCCGGGCTGGACGAGGCGGGTTTCGGGCACGTGCCGGTCATGAGCTACGCGGTCAAGTACGCCAGCGCCTATTACGGCCCCTTCCGCGACGCGGCGGGCAGCACCCCCAGCGTGGGCGACCGCGCCAGCTACCAGATGGACCCGGCGGGCGGCTACCGTGAGGCGCTGCGCGAGGCCCGGCTGGACGTGGCCGAGGGGGCCGACTACCTGATGGTCAAGCCGGCGCTGGCCTACCTCGACGTCCTGAAGCTGCTGCGCGACGAGTTCGACCTGCCGCTCGTCACCTACAACGTCTCGGGCGAGTACGCGCTGGTCAAGGCGGCCGCGCAGCTCGGCTTCATGGACGAGCGCCGCACGGTCCTCGAAACCCTGACCGGCATGCGCCGCGCCGGGGCCGACGCCATCATCACCTACCATGCGCTGGACGCGGCGCGCTGGCTGGCCGGGGGGCCGGTGACCCCGTGA
- a CDS encoding cyclin-dependent kinase inhibitor 3 family protein: MSGPLRIDWVETSLWPGRLGLTFAPGKRGVSLLHPGVMHTRDMAEDFGVLAREGVNVLAPLIEDFEFELLDMGDYHAEAGRRGIVLAPCPIPDREVPRDLAAFGALLDELMDALLDGRRVVVHCRGGLGRAGLTAACLLVQGGLGATEAVALVRRTRPGTIETAEQEEFVHTFETRQGGTP; this comes from the coding sequence GTGAGCGGACCGCTGCGGATCGACTGGGTCGAGACCTCGCTGTGGCCGGGGCGACTGGGCCTGACCTTCGCGCCGGGCAAGCGGGGGGTGAGCCTGCTGCACCCCGGCGTCATGCATACCCGCGACATGGCCGAGGACTTCGGCGTGCTGGCCCGGGAAGGCGTGAACGTCCTCGCGCCGCTCATCGAGGACTTCGAGTTCGAGCTGCTGGACATGGGGGACTACCACGCGGAGGCCGGGCGCCGGGGCATCGTGCTCGCTCCCTGTCCCATCCCCGACCGGGAGGTGCCGCGCGACCTCGCCGCCTTCGGGGCGCTACTCGACGAGCTGATGGACGCCCTGCTCGACGGCCGCCGGGTGGTCGTCCACTGCCGGGGCGGGCTGGGGCGCGCGGGCCTGACTGCCGCCTGCCTGCTCGTGCAGGGCGGACTGGGGGCCACGGAGGCGGTGGCGCTCGTCCGGCGTACGCGGCCCGGTACGATAGAGACGGCCGAGCAGGAAGAGTTTGTCCATACCTTCGAGACCCGTCAGGGAGGAACCCCATGA
- a CDS encoding antibiotic biosynthesis monooxygenase family protein, translating to MITVANRIYVKPEYHDQFAERFRERAGLVDGMPGFVANHVLRPTKEGEPFVVLTFWESRETFEAWTQSDAFRQGHARSGSLPREAFSGPNVLEMHEVVTSSHLT from the coding sequence ATGATCACCGTCGCCAACCGTATCTATGTCAAGCCCGAGTACCACGACCAGTTCGCCGAGCGTTTCCGCGAGCGCGCCGGGCTGGTGGACGGCATGCCGGGTTTCGTCGCCAACCACGTGCTGCGCCCCACCAAGGAAGGTGAGCCCTTCGTCGTCCTGACCTTCTGGGAGAGCCGCGAGACCTTCGAGGCCTGGACCCAGAGCGACGCCTTCCGCCAGGGGCACGCCCGCAGCGGCTCGCTGCCCCGCGAGGCCTTCAGCGGCCCCAACGTGCTGGAGATGCACGAGGTCGTGACGAGCAGTCACCTGACCTGA
- a CDS encoding succinate dehydrogenase iron-sulfur subunit: MLKVKVKILRFNPETDKKAHWETYEVEAQPGDRMLDVIHQVKWFIDPSLALRRSCMHGICGSDAMLIQGRNRLACKTLVRDVVKKSGDTVTVEPIRGLKVEKDLVVDMEPFFDSYKAIMPYFINESPAPATERIQSEEQAERMAHSSNCILCACCTTSCPIFWVNGSYIGPASIVQAHRFIFDSRDQATHQRLNIMNQNTGVWRCRTAYNCTEACPRDIPITQLIEEVKRAVMYQQA, translated from the coding sequence ATGCTCAAGGTCAAAGTCAAGATCCTGCGTTTCAACCCGGAGACCGACAAGAAGGCCCACTGGGAAACCTACGAGGTCGAGGCGCAGCCCGGCGACCGCATGCTGGACGTCATCCACCAGGTCAAGTGGTTCATCGACCCCAGCCTGGCGCTGCGCCGGTCGTGCATGCATGGCATCTGCGGCAGTGACGCCATGCTGATCCAGGGCCGCAACCGCCTGGCCTGCAAGACCCTGGTGCGCGACGTGGTCAAGAAGAGCGGCGACACCGTCACCGTCGAGCCGATTCGCGGCCTGAAGGTCGAGAAGGACCTCGTCGTGGACATGGAGCCCTTCTTCGACTCGTACAAGGCGATCATGCCGTACTTCATCAACGAGTCGCCGGCCCCCGCCACCGAGCGCATCCAGTCCGAGGAACAGGCCGAGCGCATGGCGCACTCCTCGAACTGTATCCTGTGCGCGTGCTGCACGACCTCCTGCCCGATCTTCTGGGTCAATGGCAGCTACATCGGGCCGGCCAGCATCGTGCAGGCGCACCGCTTCATCTTCGACAGCCGTGACCAGGCGACCCACCAGCGCCTGAACATCATGAACCAGAACACGGGCGTCTGGCGCTGCCGCACCGCCTACAACTGCACCGAGGCGTGCCCCCGCGACATCCCGATCACCCAGCTCATCGAGGAAGTCAAGCGCGCCGTGATGTACCAGCAGGCGTAA
- the sdhA gene encoding succinate dehydrogenase flavoprotein subunit: protein MHHRYDVLVVGAGGAGLMAALYAAKGNVSVACISKLYPTRSHTGAAQGGIGAALGNVAEDHWEWHMFDTVKGGDYLTDQDAAEVFAKDIIDVVYELEHMGLPFSRTADGKIAQRKFGGHTREFGKAAVERSCYAKDRTGHMILQTLYQQNVKAGTLFFNEFHVTDLLIEDGRCRGVVAYELSTGELHTFHAKAVILAAGGYGRIFKITSNAVTLTGDLMSIYYRKGLPLEDMEFYQFHPTGLAKLGILVTEGIRGEGGILRNESGERFMERYAPTIKDLAPRDIVSRSIITEIREGRGVGRDKDAVNIDLTHLPREVIEGKLAEITDLARTYLGLDPVKDLVPIQPTAHYAMGGIPTDLNGLCLSDGNGGTVEGLYAAGEQACVSLHGANRLGTNSLGDLVVFGRRAGIYAAQYARQVEFADLPDDPQAESRDLFDSLRQGTGKENAAVIRKELQESMMNNVGIFRNGPDMEKQVDILKDLKARYRNVTVGDPSKRYNSELIEAMELGFALDCAEAMTASALNRTESRGAHDREDFTERNDVDWLKHTMAYKDLDKPGNVVIGYKDVALKGFTRAFEPKPRVY, encoded by the coding sequence ATGCATCATCGTTATGACGTTCTGGTTGTCGGTGCGGGCGGCGCGGGCCTGATGGCGGCGCTGTACGCGGCCAAGGGCAACGTGTCGGTTGCCTGCATCAGCAAGCTCTACCCCACCCGCTCGCACACCGGCGCGGCGCAGGGCGGCATCGGCGCGGCCCTGGGCAACGTCGCCGAAGACCACTGGGAATGGCACATGTTCGATACGGTCAAGGGCGGCGACTACCTGACCGACCAGGACGCGGCCGAGGTGTTCGCCAAGGACATCATCGACGTCGTCTACGAACTCGAGCACATGGGCCTGCCCTTCTCGCGCACGGCCGACGGCAAGATCGCCCAGCGCAAGTTCGGGGGCCACACCCGCGAGTTCGGCAAGGCCGCCGTCGAGCGCAGCTGCTACGCCAAGGACCGCACCGGCCACATGATCCTCCAGACGCTGTACCAACAGAACGTCAAGGCCGGCACGCTGTTCTTCAACGAGTTCCACGTCACCGACCTCCTCATCGAGGACGGCCGCTGCCGGGGCGTCGTCGCCTACGAACTCTCGACCGGCGAACTGCATACCTTCCACGCCAAGGCCGTGATCCTGGCGGCGGGCGGCTACGGGCGCATCTTCAAGATCACGTCGAACGCCGTGACCCTGACGGGCGACCTCATGAGCATCTACTACCGCAAGGGCCTGCCCCTCGAGGACATGGAGTTCTACCAGTTCCACCCGACGGGCCTCGCCAAGCTGGGCATCCTGGTCACGGAAGGCATCCGCGGCGAGGGCGGCATCCTGCGCAACGAGAGCGGCGAACGCTTCATGGAGCGCTACGCGCCGACCATCAAGGACCTCGCGCCGCGCGACATCGTCTCGCGCAGCATCATCACCGAGATCCGCGAGGGCCGGGGCGTGGGCCGCGACAAGGACGCCGTGAACATCGACCTGACGCACCTGCCGCGCGAGGTCATCGAGGGCAAGCTGGCCGAGATCACGGACCTGGCGCGCACCTACCTGGGCCTGGACCCGGTCAAGGACCTCGTGCCGATCCAGCCGACCGCCCACTACGCGATGGGCGGCATTCCCACCGACCTCAACGGCCTGTGCCTCTCGGACGGCAACGGCGGTACGGTCGAAGGGCTGTACGCGGCCGGCGAGCAGGCCTGCGTGTCGCTGCACGGCGCCAACCGCCTGGGCACCAACAGCCTCGGCGACCTCGTGGTGTTCGGCCGCCGCGCGGGCATCTACGCCGCGCAGTACGCCCGTCAGGTCGAGTTCGCGGACCTGCCCGACGATCCCCAGGCCGAGAGCCGCGACCTGTTCGACTCGCTGCGCCAGGGCACCGGCAAGGAGAACGCCGCCGTGATCCGCAAGGAGTTGCAGGAGTCGATGATGAACAACGTCGGCATCTTCCGCAACGGCCCGGACATGGAAAAGCAGGTGGACATCCTCAAGGACCTCAAGGCGCGCTACCGCAACGTGACGGTGGGCGACCCCAGCAAGCGCTACAACAGTGAGCTGATCGAGGCGATGGAACTGGGCTTTGCCCTAGACTGCGCCGAGGCCATGACCGCCAGCGCCCTGAACCGCACCGAGTCGCGCGGCGCGCACGACCGTGAGGACTTCACCGAGCGCAACGACGTGGACTGGCTCAAGCACACAATGGCCTACAAGGACCTGGACAAGCCCGGCAACGTGGTCATCGGGTACAAGGACGTGGCGCTCAAGGGCTTCACCCGCGCCTTCGAACCCAAGCCGCGCGTGTACTGA
- a CDS encoding succinate dehydrogenase hydrophobic membrane anchor subunit, with protein sequence MIRARTFMDARQQAHSNAELNWWIFMRISGLILMFLVLGHVYMTFVQVSESDATFDAVVSKLGNPAWKLYDWLILGLALLHGGNGARYVIDDYVRSRPNRAWVRNTFFTVLALLFVFGTVGLFAI encoded by the coding sequence ATGATCCGCGCCCGAACCTTTATGGACGCCCGCCAGCAGGCACATTCCAACGCCGAACTGAACTGGTGGATCTTCATGCGTATCAGCGGCCTGATCCTGATGTTCCTGGTGCTGGGGCACGTCTACATGACCTTCGTGCAGGTCAGCGAGTCCGACGCCACCTTCGACGCGGTGGTCAGCAAGCTGGGCAACCCTGCCTGGAAGCTGTACGACTGGCTGATTCTGGGCCTGGCCCTGCTGCACGGCGGCAACGGCGCGCGCTACGTCATCGACGACTACGTGCGCTCCCGTCCCAACCGCGCCTGGGTGCGCAACACCTTCTTCACCGTCCTGGCACTGCTGTTCGTGTTCGGTACGGTGGGCCTGTTCGCCATCTGA
- the sdhC gene encoding succinate dehydrogenase, cytochrome b556 subunit → MYKGREGQWAFLLHRLSGLAILLYLMLHVLSIGSFLFGERAYMAIHELYDFWAFRIGLVGVVGAVVYHSFNGLRIIAMDMTGFGVAYQRQMWYGVLVVSVLATAYAALRLYPRLVGGY, encoded by the coding sequence ATGTATAAGGGAAGAGAGGGGCAGTGGGCCTTCTTGCTCCACCGCTTGTCCGGGCTGGCGATTCTGCTGTACCTGATGCTGCACGTGCTGAGCATCGGGTCGTTCCTGTTCGGTGAACGGGCGTATATGGCGATCCACGAACTGTACGACTTCTGGGCCTTCCGCATCGGCCTGGTCGGGGTCGTGGGCGCAGTGGTGTACCACTCCTTCAACGGCCTGCGCATCATCGCGATGGACATGACCGGCTTCGGCGTGGCCTACCAGCGCCAGATGTGGTACGGCGTGCTGGTCGTCAGCGTGCTGGCGACCGCCTACGCGGCCCTGCGCCTGTACCCGCGCCTCGTGGGGGGCTACTGA
- a CDS encoding phosphatase PAP2 family protein encodes MDSLWLAVTNLGRDEVFIAVLALYTLLVNPRGGRHLGVAFALSYLVNSALKYGLNLPRPFTDDPSVASEAARRTALGPGLPSGHTQMAATLWLGMAAQMRRGWFWGVAAALVALIGASRLLLHVHYPSDVIVGLGLGLGFAFLAAALPFPERGLGRWLPAGVLVLIAAFLPAGTPREYGTALGLLAGFWAARPDFAPPRDWAGRVIVGVAGLAIVFAAYFVLGALPQSFKDIGLVRALRYAALVLVAVQVVPLALRRWLPVQEAPAVPVAPAAPTGIR; translated from the coding sequence ATGGACTCTTTATGGCTGGCCGTGACCAACCTGGGCCGGGACGAGGTCTTCATCGCGGTGCTGGCGCTGTACACCCTGCTGGTCAATCCGCGTGGGGGCCGGCACCTGGGCGTCGCCTTCGCGCTGAGCTACCTCGTGAACAGCGCCCTGAAATACGGCCTGAACCTGCCGCGCCCCTTCACCGACGATCCTTCGGTGGCCTCGGAGGCGGCCAGACGGACCGCCCTGGGGCCGGGACTGCCCAGCGGGCATACCCAGATGGCCGCGACCCTCTGGCTGGGCATGGCCGCGCAGATGCGCCGGGGCTGGTTCTGGGGCGTGGCGGCGGCGCTCGTGGCCCTCATCGGGGCGTCGCGCCTGCTGCTGCACGTACACTACCCCTCCGACGTGATCGTGGGCCTGGGGCTGGGGCTGGGCTTCGCGTTCCTGGCCGCCGCCCTGCCCTTTCCCGAACGGGGGCTGGGGCGGTGGCTGCCGGCAGGAGTTCTCGTGCTGATCGCCGCCTTCCTGCCGGCGGGCACGCCGCGCGAGTACGGCACGGCGCTGGGCCTGCTGGCCGGATTCTGGGCCGCGCGCCCCGATTTCGCGCCGCCGCGCGACTGGGCCGGCCGGGTGATCGTCGGGGTGGCCGGGCTGGCCATCGTCTTCGCGGCCTACTTCGTGCTGGGCGCGCTGCCGCAGAGCTTCAAGGACATCGGGCTCGTGCGGGCGCTGCGTTACGCCGCTCTGGTGCTGGTCGCGGTGCAGGTCGTTCCGCTGGCGCTGCGCCGCTGGCTGCCCGTGCAGGAGGCCCCGGCCGTCCCGGTGGCGCCGGCAGCCCCCACCGGCATCCGCTGA
- a CDS encoding ABC transporter ATP-binding protein: MSVPTHSPAPAAPRSGAPALELRGITKRFPLVLANDDISLSVDWGSVHALCGENGAGKSTLMKIVYGAQPPTSGEIVVDGQTVTFSSPADAIARGIGMVFQHFQLVDTLTVTENVILGAEPKSGTSINYGAARKKVAELVARFNFDLNPDALVGDLPVGRQQKVEILKTLYRGARILILDEPTAVLTPSETDELFDFLKNQYAASGNAVIFISHKLHEVLHISDTISVIRDGKMIGSIPAQGATTETLARMMVGRDVSLRVAKTPARPGDVALDVRDVVVRGEHGNAVDGVSFQVRAGEIVGIAGVEGNGQSELVEAITGLHAYQSGTVTYLGKGARGVREVEAAGLSHIPEDRNERGLVLDMTTAENFILGEQDRAPFAGRLGFLNRDVIEKNARDLSEKYDVRPRSTSLQAGRYSGGNAQKLIVAREMRKGPKILVASQPTRGVDIGAIEFIHARIVEARDQGLAVLLISADLGEVMNLSDRILVMYEGKIAGEMDAAQATETELGLMMTGSGAHGTPQGGRSGEVSTTQQTGER; the protein is encoded by the coding sequence ATGAGCGTTCCTACCCATTCGCCCGCGCCGGCCGCGCCGCGCAGCGGCGCCCCCGCGCTGGAGCTGCGCGGCATCACCAAGCGCTTTCCGCTGGTGCTGGCCAACGACGACATCAGCCTCTCGGTCGACTGGGGCAGCGTCCACGCCCTGTGCGGCGAGAACGGCGCGGGCAAGAGCACCCTGATGAAGATCGTGTACGGCGCGCAGCCGCCGACCAGCGGCGAGATCGTGGTGGACGGCCAGACCGTGACCTTCTCCAGCCCCGCCGACGCCATCGCGCGCGGCATCGGCATGGTGTTCCAGCATTTCCAGCTCGTGGACACCCTGACCGTGACCGAGAACGTGATCCTGGGCGCCGAGCCCAAGTCCGGCACGTCCATCAACTACGGCGCGGCGCGCAAGAAGGTGGCCGAGCTCGTCGCCCGCTTCAACTTCGACCTGAACCCCGACGCCCTGGTGGGCGACCTGCCGGTGGGCCGCCAGCAGAAGGTCGAGATCCTCAAGACGCTTTACCGGGGCGCGCGCATCCTGATTCTTGACGAACCGACGGCCGTGCTCACGCCCAGCGAGACCGACGAGCTGTTCGACTTCCTGAAAAACCAGTACGCGGCGAGCGGCAACGCGGTCATCTTCATCAGCCACAAGCTGCACGAGGTGCTGCACATCTCTGACACCATCAGCGTGATCCGCGACGGCAAGATGATCGGCTCAATTCCCGCCCAGGGGGCCACCACCGAGACCCTGGCCCGCATGATGGTGGGCCGCGACGTGAGCCTGCGGGTCGCCAAGACCCCCGCGCGCCCCGGCGACGTGGCGCTGGACGTGCGGGACGTGGTCGTGCGCGGCGAGCACGGCAACGCGGTGGACGGCGTGAGCTTCCAGGTGCGCGCGGGCGAGATCGTGGGCATCGCGGGGGTCGAGGGCAACGGCCAGAGCGAACTTGTCGAGGCGATCACCGGCCTGCACGCCTACCAGAGCGGCACGGTGACCTACCTGGGCAAGGGCGCGCGCGGCGTGCGCGAGGTCGAGGCGGCGGGGCTGTCGCACATCCCCGAGGACCGCAACGAGCGCGGGCTGGTGCTGGACATGACCACCGCCGAGAACTTCATCCTGGGCGAGCAGGACCGCGCGCCCTTCGCCGGGCGGCTGGGCTTCCTGAACCGTGACGTGATCGAGAAGAACGCCCGCGACCTCTCGGAGAAGTACGACGTGCGCCCGCGCAGCACCTCGCTCCAGGCCGGGCGCTACTCGGGCGGCAACGCCCAGAAGCTCATCGTGGCGCGCGAGATGCGCAAGGGCCCCAAGATCCTGGTCGCCAGCCAGCCCACGCGCGGGGTGGACATCGGGGCCATCGAGTTCATCCACGCCCGCATCGTCGAGGCGCGCGACCAGGGCCTCGCCGTGCTGCTCATCAGCGCCGACCTGGGCGAGGTCATGAACCTCTCGGACCGCATCCTGGTGATGTACGAGGGCAAGATCGCCGGCGAGATGGACGCCGCCCAGGCCACCGAGACCGAACTGGGCCTGATGATGACCGGCAGCGGCGCGCACGGCACGCCCCAGGGTGGCCGAAGCGGCGAGGTGAGCACGACCCAGCAGACCGGCGAACGCTGA